One genomic window of Carassius gibelio isolate Cgi1373 ecotype wild population from Czech Republic chromosome A10, carGib1.2-hapl.c, whole genome shotgun sequence includes the following:
- the ccar2 gene encoding cell cycle and apoptosis regulator protein 2, translating into MRQRVFTGVVTQMQEHHGIVDQEVHFPVSVVVGRVPLVGEKVLVKAVQDPLKPISWTAQKVQTLNGQPFKSPPPLLPSMSSNLKPGILGTKPQPLLKSPKIPPLIPSMQPNPGMMQMSHHQQMSWSGPFDGWAGGRKRHAEVMGGRRGGRWEDGGGGPWGGDAMHQKRKRWRPASEEEAPKKSSSVSTHSAPLFSSFSRDTQACDYLELQRRYPNLHLSSNLFHLQLSWTQSFPLEHPLPLRGPCHFHVGSNQPEREADVCESTDDAFSVRVLLFSVPGLEDLYSQCCNLSKEAVHPTALLKFVMVDSGGELRLPGGHWSPKADGAHPAKDSSTLVNTAVRCIKDQTALDLSACTQWHKMAELRYLFGDKIETVVVLLPDVWNLVPAEEDWAKLRQKTLDGDLSLPEAPSVVFHPSAGLNLSVVSLSSLLEPQTPQTRDSCEVSLMAEMFSEMLQRDFGLQLYQCLCRLPQDPSVPLTGVKEDSSAPMEDEPKKSDKQTGKKKGLIDAKKRKPKEKDEERETEYKTHVDETEKQSEHLKESKSQSLGGDGQSSSASDTQPSKDSERPLGWTAQLPRKVLLSWVFFDRQLTGSLREQDLINILLSLGLFLSPAQAQDLVRKAAVGGLCLYRNLCSRWSDADQTDSSASAEGNKAMLPGQSCKDGASAHRTANTDLVNYRGNVINLPNLLQTLESSKATQRELEKCVSALQARLEAAEARKASNESEQGHQNELKRKLEKSETLNKTYEKTLRENSSQMISVIEKMQKMVEQTSALTNAGKDEKA; encoded by the exons ATGAGGCAGCGGGTGTTCACCGGGGTGGTCACACAGATGCAGGAGCATCATGGGATTGTGGATCAGGAGGTTCATTTCCCAGTGAG tgttgtaGTGGGCCGTGTGCCTCTGGTGGGTGAGAAAGTGTTGGTGAAAGCGGTCCAGGACCCCCTGAAGCCCATCAGCTGGACGGCACAGAAAGTTCAGACACTGAACGGACAG CCCTTCAAATCTCCTCCTCCGCTGCTGCCCTCCATGTCATCGAATCTGAAGCCTGGCATTTTAGGGACCAAACCACAACCTCTGCTGAAATCTCCCAAAATACCACCGctgattcccagcatgcagccAAACCCTGGTATGATGCAGATGTCCCATCACCAGCAGATGTCCTGGAGCGGTCCGTTTGACGGTTGGGCGGGAGGACGGAAGAGACACGCTGAGGTCATGGGAGGACGTAGAGGTGGACGCTG GGAGGACGGCGGCGGAGGGCCGTGGGGAGGAGACGCCATGCACCAAAAACGAAAAAGATGGAGGCCTGCCTCAGAGGAGGAAGCGCCCAAAAAGAGCAGCTCCGTATCCACACACAGCGCTCCTTTATTCTCCAGTTTCTCCAGGGACAC CCAGGCCTGTGATTATCTGGAGCTTCAGCGGCGGTACCCAAACCTCCACCTGTCCTCCAACCTCTTCCACCTCCAGCTGTCCTGGACCCAGAGTTTCCCGCTCGAGCATCCTCTTCCTCTGAGAGGACCGTGTCACTTTCACGTGGGATCAAACCAGCCGGAGAGAGAAGCAGATGTTTGCGAGTCCACAGATGATGCTTTCTCTGTTAGG GTTCTGCTGTTTTCTGTGCCGGGTCTTGAGGACTTGTACTCACAGTGTTGTAACCTCTCAAAGGAGGCCGTACATCCCACTGCACTTCTCAAA TTTGTGATGGTGGACAGTGGAGGTGAACTGCGGCTTCCGGGGGGTCACTGGTCACCTAAAGCGGACGGAGCGCATCCAGCGAAGGACAGTTCGACGCTGGTCAACACTGCGGTCCGCTGCATAAAGGATCAAACCGCTCTGGACCTGTCAGCCTGCACACAGTG GCACAAGATGGCAGAGCTGAGATATCTTTTCGGAGATAAAATAGAGACCGTTGTGGTGCTGTTGCCAGATGTGTGGAATCTAGTACCAGCAGAAGAAGACTGGGCAAAATTACGACAAAAAACGCTG GATGGTGATTTGTCACTTCCAGAAGCTCCCTCCGTGGTTTTTCACCCCTCCGCTGGACTCAATCTGTCTGTCGTGTCTCTGTCTTCACTGCTGGAGCCCCAGACGCCTCAGACACGGGACAGCTGTGAG GTGAGTTTGATGGCGGAGATGTTCAGCGAGATGCTCCAGAGGGATTTTGGGCTTCAGCTGTATCAGTGTCTGTGCCGTCTGCCTCAGGACCCCAGTGTCCCGCTGACCGGCGTCAAAGAGGACAGCAGCGCACCCATG GAGGATGAGCCCAAAAAATCTGACAAACAGACGGGAAAAAAGAAAGGATTGATCGATGCGAAGAAGAGGAAACCCAAAGAGAAGGATGAGGAGAGAGAGACGGAGTACAAGACACACGTTGACGAAACTGAAAAACAATCTGAGCATCTAAAAGAGAGTAAAAGTCAAAGTTTAGGAGGAGACGGGCAGAGCAGCAGCGCCTCAGACACTCAGCCGTCAAAAGATAGC GAACGTCCTCTGGGCTGGACGGCTCAACTTCCCCGTAAAGTGCTTCTGTCCTGGGTGTTCTTTGACCGTCAGCTGACAGGAAGTCTTCGAGAGCAAGACCTGATCAACATCCTGCTGTCTCTCGGCCTGTTTCTCAGTCCTGCTCAG GCGCAGGATCTGGTCAGAAAGGCTGCGGTCGGTGGGCTTTGCCTCTACAGAAATCTGTGCAGTCGCTGGTCAGACGCTGATCAGACAGACAGCAGCGCCAGTGCTGAGG GAAATAAAGCCATGTTGCCCGGCCAGTCATGCAAAGATGGAGCATCTGCCCATCGCACCGCTAACACAGATCTGGTGAACTACAGAGGGAACGTCATTAACTTACCAAACCTACTGCAGACGCTGGAGAGCAGCAAAGCGACCCAACGGGAACTAGAGAAGTGTGTCAGCGCACTACAAGCCAGACTCG AGGCAGCAGAAGCGAGGAAGGCGTCTAATGAATCAGAGCAGGGCCATCAGAACGAGCTGAAGAGGAAACTGGAGAAATCCGAGACACTTAACAAAACATACGAGAAGACTCTGAGAGAAAACAGCAGCCAGATGATCTCTGTCATTGAGAAGATGCAGAAGATGGTCGAACAG ACATCAGCCCTCACAAATGCAGGAAAGGATGAGAAGGCGTAG